In the Ursus arctos isolate Adak ecotype North America unplaced genomic scaffold, UrsArc2.0 scaffold_30, whole genome shotgun sequence genome, TGAACATTTAAGTAATTGTCAGACCTCacgtaaatagaaaaaaatgcagtgaTATCTGCATCTGTAAGATAAAATGTATCCGTTTATGGAACGTGAGAAACATGAAACCCATCCTAAGTTTGCATTATCATACAAGAAAACGGTAACACCAAGCATAATGGCAGCATTAaactgctgggttttttttttttttttttttttttggctagtgGTCAGCAGATCTGAaatactgtaaaagaaaaaaatagtggttTTTAGGATTTGTAGTGAAGGCGATAGCTGCTGAATAGTCTGAAGATCTTCCCAAATATTTGAGTCAATGGTCAGAAAGGGAATACACAAATCAAGCATGATTTTAAAAGGGTCCTTCACACATCTTGGTGTAAAGATCCTATGGTATAATGCTTTGAATGAACAAACTGAACAAAAGCTCTGTAGCTCACATTATCATCTATTTCAGTTTTCCCACAAGTGTCTGTTGGGCTTTTCTGGTGGGATGGTTCTTTGTTGAACGGAACGGTGCAGGCAGTGGGAGATGTTCAACATccttggtcttggggtcctgccACCTGCCAACAGTACCCTGCTAGTCCCTGTGACGACTAGTTGCAAACCACTGACTTACACATTTTAAGCCCAAGAATTAAATCCTAATAGGACAGTGTGGTAGTACTGGAGGGAAATGAATATTCGTATAATACAATGCTCAATCTATTATATCGTCTAATTTCCATATTGCACATCGAtcaaatttactattttttcatatgttttgaaCTATCCCccttgagttttttgttttgtttttttttttaaatccatcgTCACATCAAGATCTGTGGTTTCGACCATCCTCCTGAACAGTGGTGCCTGGTATGTAGGAGGCACTAAAATACTGAGTTAACAACTCAAGCACGCTCAACTCCCTGCCCCTTGGTTATTTCACCATCTGTCCAGGACCAATCTAAAATCATCCTCACGGGCACCAAGTCATtccaaagaaaaatttcaaaatcacaTAAACGTCCACCATCAGACTCCAATTCCACCTACGCCTTCTACGCCTTCAATGCAGTTTATTGGATTACCCGCTCGGCTAGGTAAGGGCAGAGACCATATCGGTTTTGCTCACTGCTGCTTCGCAGTGCCTATCATACAGGCTGACATATCTTAAGTGCACAAGGCGCAGTGAAAGAAGTTATCTGAAGCAATGATTTCAAACCCTTACCTCCTTCCAGACCTATCTCCgtgatttcctttcctcctttgccCCTCAAGCTCCACAGGAGCAAACACTGAGGCCACCAGGCAGGAGAACTTCAGCCCCTACAGACTTCTCTGCATCGGCAACTATACTAGAGTCCTCCTCCTCTGGTCTCTTGAGGAAACTTCCTCCTCACGTAGGCATCTTCAACTTTGCAGTTCCACAATTTTCTGCTAGCTTTTAAATATGCTCAACGATCTTAAAAAAACCTGCCTGCCCTTCAGCCTCTCTCTGACAACctcttatatttttcagtttcacaTCTTTGTCTCCTTCTTCACTTACTCATTCCTCACCTCACTCCAATCTACTTTCTCTCCCAAGGAGGCCACTAAAACCACTCTCCTCAGACACCAGTCGTTTCCTGATGTCCTGGTATGCTTTCCACTGGGCATCTTACCacactccttccttctcctctaccAGGTCCTCTGCCTTTGCCTGACCTTACTGGGCCCCCTCCCCTTGTCCCTCGACACTTTCTTCAGTGAGCTCATCCATGTTCATGGTTTCAGCCGTAGGTTTTACAATATGTCATGTCTTCGAAATCTTTGTCTCTAGACTAGCACTGATTGAATCTAAGACCATAACAGAATATTGCCTACTGAACATTTTGAACTCAATATCCTGTGTTTCATCTCACTACATCTAAACTTTAACTTATTAACTTCCCCACAAAAAACTACTCCTTTAAACGGTCTCACTTTTGGCACACGTCTCTTTCATTTGCCCAGTTCTTTGGACAGTATGTCCAGTGGTTCTCCTTAAGGCCCTAGGGGAGCAAGGGCCACTGGGGTGGGGTCAGAGCAAGACCCATGGACAACTAGCTAGGGTTTGCACCCACTTCCCCCCATTCCTTTTTTAACAGAGTTCTAGATCTAACCAAATCTGAAAACCAATGGCTTGGTCTATTTTGTAGACTATTaagatttctctatttttctcacctttctgaattatctatggaagaacagacaaatatatccaaaacaaacaaacattttaaaccaCTTACTACCTGCCAGGCATCGTGGCTGGATATTTTTCAGATGTTCTCATATAGGTTTTTTAACAAACATGTGAGGTAGGCATTAGGGTTTCTGTTTTATAGGGAAACTGATCATATATGAAgcaatcattttttcttttcctttttctgttctaagGTCACACAAACAGCAAACCTAGGATTGGATTCAGTTATTTTGTTTCAGAGAATGGAAAATTATATAAAGTCcctatgtttttttaattctaaaaaactTTAGCACCATACGGTTATAAacgatgagtaatattccacatcCTTCAGCCTGCAATACTATTATTTAAGCACTTAACCTTTTCTtaggctttatttaaaaataaagctgctctACCTTGAAAAAGATCTTTACTATCATTATGCTTCTCATAATAGGGActattataatataaatacaaataatattaataataatgctgTTAGGTCCGTTTCTATTACCACACTACACAATCATCATAACTCACACTTGCACAGCACAAAGTGTGTTCAATATACATGATCCAATTTGCTCTTTGAACTCTGTAAGTTGGGTGCGGAAGGTATTATCATCCCCAAGTATTGGGGACCAGAAGGATTAAGTGGTTTGCCCACAGTGAAAAAGTCAGTAAGTAAATGATCTACTTGTAGGTTTCCTGACACTAAATTCACCCTCACCTCTACCATGCCGCTGAGTCCTCTGTTCTGGTAATGCTGGGGTCTTACATGGAGCTGGCTATTCACTTTCTCTGTAAATGTCTTTTATGATAAATGACATAGATTTGTGAGATGGCTAGAATTGCTTGTTGTTGCTCTTGTTTtttagagaggcagagagaggggccaggggacgtgagggaggggagagagagaatcttaagtaggctccatgcccagttcagagctcgacgtggggctcaatctcacaaccctaagattatgacctgagccaaaatcaagagttggattaactgactgagccacccacgtgcccctagtGTCGGCTGTAAAATACCTTTTCTCAATGTAAGGCTAACTAATTCATATGGAAATAGTGATTGACTTTGGCCTCACCTCCATTCAACTAAACTGGCTGGGTTTTTGATGCCACCTTGAGTAACTTGTCAGGATAAAAGAATCAAGACATGGTTTATTTATGTcctactattttaaaaagttaaatgatacgatatgtaaaaaaaataagcaaacaaaaatagagaTACATTTTGTaagtccaattaaaaatggtaTATATGTGCCCTGAAGACTAAAGACATTTTGTAAACTTGTGGAATTAATGAATGATTCAGGACCCGTTACCTCAGCTTCAAATTTTATCTTAGGGTAAATTCAGGGTGACCACATCATCCAGAGACACCTTTGGGAGTGAAAGAGGGAGCTATTAATTACACCACAAAAGTGTGTAAACTGGGACTGTCCTAGGCAAACCAGGACATACAGTAACCTTCCCTACAAATACTTAAAACcttaatttcattcttaaagaagCTAAATAGGATTTAACCTAAAGATAACACTCAAGCAAGTAccaaaaaaaagatgaatgaggATGCTAAGAATACAGATACAGAAAACACCGTCTCTAAACTAAAATTTCTTATCAGACTTCCATTTACATTAACTTTATCCAAATGCCtacccaaataaaaacaaagacatgtCCTGCATTCACAAAATGATTTCTCGTGTGTTCTTCCCAGAAATCAAGAAACTAAATAAATGACAATTATTTGAATTACTTCACCCATAAGACTAAGGCCATCTTTTAATGGCATGAAGCCAAACTCTGGGGACAACATGAGCTTCTAAGGGTTAAAATAAAAGCACTGCACTTGAGAGTGAGCTGAGAATTGGGGCGCGCAGAGCATTTACAGTGGATTACTAAGCTTCCCAATCCACCAAAGAGCAAAGTCCAGTAATAGAAGACTCCTTTGTAGCTAACTAAAAATACATTGTCAGTGGATTTGTCCAGTTTTATGTATAAGCAATACTGCTTTCACCTGAACTAATACTAGTAGTCATATAAGCCCCTTATTGCCATGTGCTGCATTTTTTTTGCTAATCTTCAAGGATTTAGCTTCTTTGCCACATACCTCAGGGCACCAACTGATAAAGCTCTAACTCTCCATTTTTCCAGGACACCAGCAGTGCGGCCTTGCAAAAAATGAAAATCGCTCAAGAGATTTAAaggggaaatttatttttaaaatcctgactTGAAGCAAAgaggtggatttttaaaaagcttatctATAAAGAatcagtttaaatttaaattctatctTGGAACTCTTTCATGCATTCCAGCTTTAAAGTTTATCTTCTGACAGGGACTTTCTGCAAAGGTAATGGGCAGCTTTGTCAATATAATCTGgccaagtttttattttctatttttttaacattaaacttctttcatttaaaaaaaaaaatgtatgctagATAGGGTGGCAGCAAGTTCAGCGAATGCTAGTTCAGATTCCCATCTATGCTAAAGGGTCAGCAAAATATCCCAGAAATAGTACTGATGAAGAGCTAATTTCAATAAGCTAACATTTTGGATGCAGAATTATGATGACCAGTGAGCACCTTGTTGTCTTTCTTTGCAATTAAGGTCTTTACATTAATTCAATTTAGAAACATAGTCTAAATACTGATAAACTGTTTAAGACATTAAAAGGACAGTCAGAAGAGGTTCTACGGTGTGGTCAAGTATGACAAGTGGAATCCAGCAAGGGCAAGTGAAACAGAACGCAGGCTTTCACTAGGCGCTCAAATTTGTTCACATGGAGACTTGGAGATGGCCTCTGGTAAATATCTATAAATTCAAACACACTTGTGTAAATGTTAAGTTACTGGTTTCCTCTTGGAACAGGAAGAGAACATCTCCCCCTTTCTCCTGAGCTATTGTATTGACTGAAAACTCTTCATTTCACTAGTTAATTATGAGAGCTGATGAGAAAAGACTGGAAATTACtccaaacagaagagaaaacaatgacAACCTTTTGTTAAAGGCACAAACCAGTACAACTATCTGtcattctctaaagaaaaaactgtttaaattcaataaaagattatttgagGGCAAATGCTAAGGGATTTGGGGATAGATTAAAGAAACGTCAAACATTTTAATTGTTCTGATAACTGAAGTCATTAAGTGCAGACGACCCCCCTTGCCCCTTCTTTGAAATATGGGGTTGAAGAGGAGCTCTCTAAGGTCTCTTCAGGGACTACAGTTTCCTAAAATCATGATGTCCACCTTACTCCCGAGCGTGAAACCGTGTTTATTCCCTCATCAGCTTTGTAGTGACTGGCTGAGAAGGCCCTTCTGGGTGACAAAGGACACAGGCTTCGCTCAGACACACCTGGGGCCAAGTCCCAGTTCCTCCACCCACCAGCTACAGCAAGCTACTTGACCTTTCTGTGGTGTTTTTCTACTCAAACAGCAGCAACAGGACCAAACCCTCCGAGCTGGGTGGTCTGGCGCCGTATGCACTAAGCAGCAGCTGCTAGTATCCTTTACTACCTGGGTTAGTTCCTCCAATAGCTGATGTTGGCTCAAAGTAACATTCATCAATCAATAGGATCAAAATTGGGGGAATCCTTTCTAGAATTTACGACCTTTTCATTACAAGCAAATCTCAATGACATGTGGGTCGATCATCCATATAACTGGTTAGTTGTAAGGAAATTCTGGAGAGTCATCTTAAATGATACCAACTGGTCTTCACTTACAGTCTTCCACGAGAGGGTAGAAGAGAAGGCCTCTATAAGCCAAAATATTGCTGGGGAAGGTATGAGACCATTGTTTTTGAGCAGAGGTAACCCATACTTTATGATGACGCTGTCTCTTTCCAGTACTGAATGggaagaaggagacagaggggagggagtagtGGCTCAGAGAGGTATGAAGAGGTTGGTGAGtaactagtaagtggtagagctcgAACGAGATCCAAGTCAGTCTGACTGCCAAAGCCCATGATCTTCCTGGGCCAGCACTCGGCCTATGTACCCGCAGGTTGTGACACTGTCATTTTTTGGATGACACTCTACCATGCCTTCTCAGATTGTACTCAAGAGCATAAAAATATATCTCCATATCTGACAACAGGTGGATTTTGGTTTATGTACTATGTTGGGTTATATGGACAACTGTTCAATTCCACTAACAAATAATgagacattttcttattttttttcacagcAATCCTCCTTCCAAAAAACACTTCAAATACCAAGAGTCAATGTGAATTAAAGTAGACCTGTAACATTCATCTAAACTTCAAAAGCCTTCTATTGATAAATTAAGTCACGTGGTACACACACTGACTGCAATAAGCACAAACGGGAACTTGTAACCACTCTGAACGGTACTGCTGGCTTCTCGCTGCTGAAGCCGTCCTGTCACGTTTGCGACTGCTCAGCATAATTGCACTTAATATGTTGTCCCCAAAAAGTCAGTTTGCTTctattttaaagagcaaaagaTCAGACTCCTAACCTTGACCAGTGCATATTATCGCACATAAAGGGGACACAAATTGTGCGTAAGTCACTACATGGTGGATTAGTACCACTActagaaaaatgatttttcttcccgATGATGCACCGCTAAGCCAAGGTGCCTTGCATACGTTATTTcaattaatccatttttaatttaatgtaggCAAGTGTAGTGGCTAAGAAACATCAATGATGGCATCTGATGGCCTGGGTTGCAATCATGGGTCCTAAATCACTTCTGAGGCGTGTGCTCGTGGGCAACCTTATTaatttctccaagcctcagtttctcatcttaAAGTGATAACAACTACAGTATCTACCTTATAGAGTTGTGGTAAGAAATTAAACTCACAGGTAGTATTTACATGGTGTTTAGCATATACTAATTAGTCAATGAATATTAACTATTAGTCTTCTGCTGTTTTCAATAAGTGTCACCACATCCCTACTTTAAAGGTGGAGCATCTAAGGtgtaaagaaacttaaaaaaaaaaccaaaaaaaaaacccgccCTGGATCTTCACTCAGATTTGCTGGATTCCAGAGCCCAAGTCTCCTTCAACCTACCATGCAGATTCCCGTCTAACTAATGGTATCATTAGTGGTTCCTGTATCGATAAATGTGGGTGTGGATGGTAAAAACTTTACAGGCAGGTTAAATAAATATGgggagatttttcttgttttattgaaaCAATGCCCTTGCTTGCTGAACTGGGGTCAATGTCTGTGAGAGTTGCTCCTGTGAGCTGGTCAcgatgagaaggaagaaggacaCCGCGGCCCTCATTTTTGTGACAAGAGACATTTTCTCGGGGCAGCTAAGACGTGCGTTATTTTGATCTGAGGGTATGTAAGGGACTTCTTAAGCCTTAGGTAACCCAATTTCAGGTACACTTTCATTTAGTCGTATGGCTTGATGCTCAGGGAGGAATAAGTGGAGTTGAAAGAAGAGAAGTCAAGGTTTACGTTAATATCTCAATTTCTACACCTTGTCAGGGGCATCTGCATGGGCTGCACTGGCTTTATCCTCTCCTCTCTCTATAAAGAGCTAAAGTTTAAAAGGATgccaaggaaggagaaataatttttcaacACTGCTAAGCATAGCTGACGTCCCCCGTCATACGTAAGTTAGCTAGTCTGGTCCAATGAAGTAGCAAACTCTAGGTTTGCACATTTTGTGGGTTGattcaaaatgaaataagaacaCTTGACTCCATCTCCAGCATGATCTGCATTGACTGGGCATTTACTTACGTGCCAGACACAGTACCGAGCACGTCTCAGATGTAATCTCATTTACTACTCACAAAAGTAACTTGCCCAGTGTCATACAGCTAAAAAAGGCAGGATGTGAACTCAGATTTAACTCTAGAGACAATACGGTTTATTCTTTTTGAAGACCTTATAAGATAGCCAACTTTTATAAATCTTTATCTTTTGTCATTCATCTGAGCCATAACCCATCGGACATGATACAAGGACTTGCATCCTTCTCTTAGGTGCAATCTAGCAACTCGTAACTGAGCCTTTACCTCCAACCAAGGTAGTCCGAGGGACTTTTCTTTCCCAAAGTCAGGTGGAAGCTGCAGAAAGGCGAGGATTGCTGTTACTAATCTAATCTGATGGGCTTTACTCAAATTCATAATGGCCGTTGAAACAACTCCATTGACTTTCCACAGTTAAGACGGTGATGAAAGGAACAGGACCCTGTTTGACCTACTGAGGGCTCAGGTGCCAAGGTGCTGGTACGTGATGGGTGAGTGATAACTGCTACCGGGCAAGATCCCCAGCAGTAAGCATTTCCAAACCGTGAAGAGGATCCTCGTGTCAGTGACCTGGCTTTTgctggttgtgtgaccttgatcttggacaagtcaccctCTCAGACTCATTTCCTCATCCACAAATTTTGGTAACAATACCTGCTGgacctcaggcacaggtgtgttAGGAGGAGAAAATAAGGTACGTGTGAGTGCCAGGTGCCACATAAACATaagaagatgatttttaaaatggaaacaagagTTGGAGTTCTGTGTCTTGTTAACTTGCGGATGTTTAGTTATTTATATCAGGAGTtccattctatttctttatattttggaataGCCAAGGGGGACAGAAAAAGCATGAAGTTAGGCAGAAAAATGTTGAGAGGTGCCATTCCTACTTGTCAGCTAAACTAATTTTTCTAGGTAGTAAGtttgaaatttgaaatattgcaaAAGTACTGATGATCATAGATCTGCCATGTGTCAAATACATCTATTTTATTATGTGGGAAAAAATGACTGTGTTATTATTTTCTGGCTAAACTCCAAGAGGACTGCTTCtagaggggcagggaaagggtctCCGAGAATCTGTGTGTATGACAGACCATGAATACTTAGACACTTTTTcagaaagtttaaaagaaatgttcaaaCCAACCAGTCGACCACTGTAATCCAAGGAACCATGAACTGAAGAGCAAAGCCATAAAAGCAGAGGTCACATCCTGGACCCCAAGGCTTGAGGTCCCCGTTTCTACAAAACTGCGGGATATAGATCAGTTTCCTTGGTTGTACTCTATGAGAGCCTGATTTACTTACATTGTAgaatatttggaattattttctgCCCACCAGCCAGGCTGCCCGATCAGCCTCGATACTCGGAAACATGTCCTAATCTTATTAAAGCAGAAAATAGAAGGATAAGAGATGCTACAGAAAGGAGTAGACAGTCATAACCTTAAACACTTGCAGACACGGCTCACCAAAGAGAGACACGAATCCTCCAGACGGACTCCACCGGCCTAGCCGTCCTCTGAAAACAGGGCCACAGTTTTGCATGCCCTGAGTAAAATGGATGCTGTCTTTTTGGGGTATCTAATAATTTGGGCACAAAGCAGTGTGCGGTACACTTGgtaattacataaatattttctacagTTTAAGGTGACAGATGTTTTTAACCTGCCGGAGACTAGTTAGTCTGTCTGCTTACTAGAGGGTTTATGGTCTGCGATTAGATTCCTCTTGGGCTATGAATCTGTAACATTTTTTTAGCACGGAGGGGGCTTGATGACAAGTTTGTGGGTCTTagaattaaaatcaaatttcatCACCACATTACAAGTATCTTCCCGTTTCACTTAGGGGCAATGCACATCCAGAACACAGACAGGACCGCGGGCTTTGTCTACCTGCATTTTTCAGCCCGACGGGGTCCGGACGGCGCCGGACATGGCAAGGTGCTTACTTTTTCATGCCTGtgcttgtccttttctttttctctcttctctctctccctcttctctctctccctttccttgtctttcttctccttctccttctctttctccttctttttcttcttctcctttttgtcctttttcctttctttctccttgggcttctctttttcttcaaacagtttttcaGGGAGCACTGACGACAGAGCTGGCAGCGTGGCGGGGACCCTGGCGGCCACTGCGGGGCTGAACAAGGGCAGCGGTACGTCCTTCGGGGGCAGCACCACAGGCGCAGGGGCTGCTCTGGGCCTGTCCTCCCGCCCCTTCTCTTTAAACTTCTCCCGGTCTCTCTTATCTTTatcccttctgcctctgtctctgtctttcttcttatctttatgcttctctctctcttttctcaccATTCCGTCTTTCAATCTCACTTTGGGATCGACATcctcaaattcttttattttaaacttatagGGATCTGGCTCTTCGTCTTTAAGAAACTCCTTCCAGGGGTACTTGGTTTCCTTGctgctctccttctctttctctttctctttcactttgtccttttctttactcttctccttgcttttgtctttttccctctccttatctctctgcttctccttcttcttcattttGGTCTTCAGTTcctttttcaacttctttttgaCATCCACAGATGAAGGCAGCTTGGTTTTCTCCTCATACACCTTGTGCAGAGGttcgggggtgggaggagagaccGAAGGAGAAGAGATGTAGGGAAAGCTGGGAGGCATAGTTGGAGGGGCTCCCATTTTTGCTTTCCGCACAACCTCATCTATGGACGCATCCATTGTCCATGAATTGTCAGAACTTGAAGTTCCGCCTGAAAGAGGCAGAGGAGTGGATCCTGACTTTGTGAAATTGTTGGAGGAGGTGGAAGCTTTTGGAGTAGTACATTCTGAACCTGAAATCCTCTTAGGGCTGGTAAAAATGTCTCCTTCGGATTCTGATCCAGAAGAAAACTCGAAAGGGTCTGGCTCTCGTTCGGCGCAAGCCCGTGCAATCACGGCATTGATGGAGTCGTCGATCGTTTTATCGGTCACGACAGCCTTCTTCGGCTGATTCTCATTGTTGAGTTTCCCAGCATCTGGGGGGGTCTGTATCTGTTTTACCTGAATGGCCTCTTTACTAAGTTTTTCACTTATCGTAGCTGAAGGAGTCCTATTTGGTGTTTCCGGTCTGACAGGTGCTTGGGGAATATGAGTCATCACCTTGGGACTCTTGGGGCTTTTGGGGCTCTTAGAGCGTCCAGGAGATTTCTTCTCTTTGGATATAGTTTTTGGTGACCGAATAGGACTTCCGACCATTGCTGGTGACTGAGTAGTTTTAGGTGATTTAGTCTTCTGTCCCGGAGAACTAGTTTTAGTCTTTGTTTTCGGTGTAAATGACTTTGTTTCTAATGGTTTTGTGATTGGCATTTGTGATTTTGCCACTGGAGCCAACATCGGTGGCTCTGGGGACGGAGGGGCAAGGTCTGTACTGTCCTGTACGTGGACCGGAGAGAGCATTGGCGGAATCTTTTGGGTATTTATTGAGCTGAGGGGTTCTCGAGCTTCCAATACTACTACGTCCAGGGTGTCCCCTTTAGTGCTTAACAGCCGTGGTCGCTTGATGGCAGGCATTTCTTCAGCTTCGGGACTATCCAACGGTCTCTTACCCAAGAAATTCTCATCATTAataatttcctcctcctccagttcATCATCTTCTTCCAAGGGAACTTGCATGGCTTCAGCGGACGTACCGCCATCAGTGGGCacctgctcttcttcttcttctggtaaaagaaaagaaaagagctgttAGCAGAATATTTAGAAAGCAATGCTTTCTAAACAAATAACAGCAATGCTTCAAACGTGATTtctgggaaagaaaggaatttatgGACAGTGTTTAGAGGGTAAGTAAAGTGGCAGATCCTCAACGATCTTCCAAACTCGCACGCCATCGTTATCGGAAGGGTGGCAATCAGGGACAGCAGATATCCAGAcagactgttttctttttgagtgGTTTGGCCCTACTTT is a window encoding:
- the TAF3 gene encoding transcription initiation factor TFIID subunit 3 isoform X2 — protein: MGVSLHELEDYIHNIEPVTFPHQIPSFPVSKNNVLQFPQPGSKDAEERKEYIPDYMPPIVSSQEEEEEEQVPTDGGTSAEAMQVPLEEDDELEEEEIINDENFLGKRPLDSPEAEEMPAIKRPRLLSTKGDTLDVVVLEAREPLSSINTQKIPPMLSPVHVQDSTDLAPPSPEPPMLAPVAKSQMPITKPLETKSFTPKTKTKTSSPGQKTKSPKTTQSPAMVGSPIRSPKTISKEKKSPGRSKSPKSPKSPKVMTHIPQAPVRPETPNRTPSATISEKLSKEAIQVKQIQTPPDAGKLNNENQPKKAVVTDKTIDDSINAVIARACAEREPDPFEFSSGSESEGDIFTSPKRISGSECTTPKASTSSNNFTKSGSTPLPLSGGTSSSDNSWTMDASIDEVVRKAKMGAPPTMPPSFPYISSPSVSPPTPEPLHKVYEEKTKLPSSVDVKKKLKKELKTKMKKKEKQRDKEREKDKSKEKSKEKDKVKEKEKEKESSKETKYPWKEFLKDEEPDPYKFKIKEFEDVDPKVRLKDGMVRKEREKHKDKKKDRDRGRRDKDKRDREKFKEKGREDRPRAAPAPVVLPPKDVPLPLFSPAVAARVPATLPALSSVLPEKLFEEKEKPKEKERKKDKKEKKKKKEKEKEKEKKDKEREREKREREKREKEKDKHRHEKIKVEPVVPAPSPVIPRLTLRVGAGQDKIVISKVVPAPEAKPAPSLSRPKTPPPAAAPAPVPVHVAPAPVPSPLLTQSAAAPALMPAPSPAISGAGTSKAPVRSVVTETVSTYVIRDEWGNQIWICPGCNKPDDGSPMIGCDDCDDWYHWPCVGIMAAPPEEMQWFCPKCANKKKDKKHKKRKHRAH
- the TAF3 gene encoding transcription initiation factor TFIID subunit 3 isoform X1 → MCESYSRSLLRVSVAQICQALGWDSVQLSACHLLTDVLQRYLQQLGRGCHRYSELYGRTDPILDDVGEAFQLMGVSLHELEDYIHNIEPVTFPHQIPSFPVSKNNVLQFPQPGSKDAEERKEYIPDYMPPIVSSQEEEEEEQVPTDGGTSAEAMQVPLEEDDELEEEEIINDENFLGKRPLDSPEAEEMPAIKRPRLLSTKGDTLDVVVLEAREPLSSINTQKIPPMLSPVHVQDSTDLAPPSPEPPMLAPVAKSQMPITKPLETKSFTPKTKTKTSSPGQKTKSPKTTQSPAMVGSPIRSPKTISKEKKSPGRSKSPKSPKSPKVMTHIPQAPVRPETPNRTPSATISEKLSKEAIQVKQIQTPPDAGKLNNENQPKKAVVTDKTIDDSINAVIARACAEREPDPFEFSSGSESEGDIFTSPKRISGSECTTPKASTSSNNFTKSGSTPLPLSGGTSSSDNSWTMDASIDEVVRKAKMGAPPTMPPSFPYISSPSVSPPTPEPLHKVYEEKTKLPSSVDVKKKLKKELKTKMKKKEKQRDKEREKDKSKEKSKEKDKVKEKEKEKESSKETKYPWKEFLKDEEPDPYKFKIKEFEDVDPKVRLKDGMVRKEREKHKDKKKDRDRGRRDKDKRDREKFKEKGREDRPRAAPAPVVLPPKDVPLPLFSPAVAARVPATLPALSSVLPEKLFEEKEKPKEKERKKDKKEKKKKKEKEKEKEKKDKEREREKREREKREKEKDKHRHEKIKVEPVVPAPSPVIPRLTLRVGAGQDKIVISKVVPAPEAKPAPSLSRPKTPPPAAAPAPVPVHVAPAPVPSPLLTQSAAAPALMPAPSPAISGAGTSKAPVRSVVTETVSTYVIRDEWGNQIWICPGCNKPDDGSPMIGCDDCDDWYHWPCVGIMAAPPEEMQWFCPKCANKKKDKKHKKRKHRAH